In a genomic window of Oncorhynchus kisutch isolate 150728-3 linkage group LG9, Okis_V2, whole genome shotgun sequence:
- the LOC109896807 gene encoding regulator of nonsense transcripts 2 isoform X13, which produces MLAEGKRSLNMDEKEVSSFSNKEKDREGDRRPASSRDKVKDEAKMSGKKDIGKAAEEKRRRLEEDKRKKEEKERKRKEEEKLKAEEEQRKKEEEEKRQQEEQERKVQEEEAKRQREEEAAQLKEKEEGHQLHQEAWERHQCRKELRIRNQNAHEGRPEETFFSRLDSSLKKNTAFVKKLRTLTEQQREALSNDFGSLNLSKYIGEAVGSVVEAKLKISDVGCAVHLCSLFHQRYAEFAPLLLQAWKRHFEARKEEKAPNVSKLRTDLRFIAELTIVGLFTDKEGLSLIYEQLKSIIGTDRETHTHVSVVISFCKHCGDDIAGLVPRKVKAAREKFGLAFPPSEIINTEKQQPFQNLLREYFTSLTKHLKKDHRELQNIERQNRRILHSKGELSEDRHKQYEEFATSYQKLLANTQSLADFLDENMPELPLDKTVQEEHGPGIDIFTPGKPGEYDLEGGIWEDEDARNFYENMVDLKAFVPAILFKDNEKGKDKEEAAGKEAKDAAATTEELELELEALDIADDPLELDGPDEAENEAELAKKLLDEQEQEDEEASTGSHLKLIVDAFIQQLPNCVNRDLIDKAAMDFCMNMNTKSNRRKLVRALFTVPRQRLDLLPFYSRLVATLHPCMSDVADDLCSILKGDFRFHIRKKDQINIETKNKTVRFIGELAKFKLFSKTDTLHCLKMLLSDFSHHHIEMACTLLETSGRFLFRSPDSHLRTSVLLEQMMRKKQAQHLDARYVTMVENAYYYCNPPPMEKTVRKKRPPLQEYICKLLYKDLSKVTTEKVLRQMRKLPWQDPESKGYLICCMVNIWNIKYNSIHCVANLLAGLVAYQEDVGIHVVDGVLEDIRLGMEVNQPKFNQRRISSAKFLGELYNYRMVESAVIFRTLFSFISFGVNPDGSPSPLDPPEHLFRIRMVCTLLDTCGQYFDRGSSKRKLDCFLIYFQRYIWWKKSVEVWSAEHQFPIDIDYMISDTLELLRPKMKLCISLEDSTRHVTELEREFLVKLGLAMDGQKDGRPSSAMGSEGEALDEDDEDDDEEGGADTEEQSGNESEMNEPEEEEGSENEEEEREEEEEENTDYLTDSNKENETDEENNEVTIRGGGLKHVACAEDEDFIQALDKMMLENLQQRSGEAVKVHQLDVAIPLQLKSQLKKGPGGPVCSGEGDGGISDTMQFVMLTRKGNKQQFKILNVPLSSHLAANHFNQQQAEQEERMRMKKLTLDINERQEQEDYQEMMASLAQRPAPANTNRERRPRYQHPKGAPNADLIFKTGGRR; this is translated from the exons ATGCTTGCTGAGGGCAAGAGATCATTAAACATGGATGAGAAAGAGGTGAGCTCCTTTAGTAacaaggagaaagacagagagggtgatAGACGGCCCGCCTCCTCCCGGGATAAAGTGAAGGATGAGGCAAAGATGAGTGGCAAGAAAGATATCGGTAAGGCcgcagaggaaaagaggaggagactTGAGGAGGACAAAAGAAAGAAGGAAGAAAAGGAGCGGAAacggaaagaggaggagaaactgaaggcagaggaggagcagaggaagaaggaggaagaggagaagaggcagcaggaggagcaggagaggaaagTTCAGGAGGAGGAGGCCAAGAGACAGCGTGAAGAGGAGGCAGCTCAACTCAA ggagaaggaagagggtcACCAGCTCCACCAGGAGGCCTGGGAGCGCCACCAGTGCCGGAAGGAGCTGCGCATCCGCAACCAGAACGCCCACGAGGGCCGTCCCGAGGAAACCTTCTTTAGCCGCCTTGACTCCAGCTTGAAGAAGAACACGGCCTTCGTCAAGAAGCTGCGCACGCTCACTGAGCAGCAGCGTGAAGCCCTCTCCAATGACTTCGGCTCGCTCAACCTCAGCAAGTACATCGGCGAGGCGGTGGGCTCAGTGGTGGAGGCCAAGCTGAAGATCTCTGATGTAGGCTGCGCCGTGCATCTGTGCTCCCTCTTTCACCAGCGCTACGCTGAATTCGCCCCATTGCTCCTCCAGGCCTGGAAGAGGCACTTTGAGGCGCGCAAGGAGGAGAAGGCGCCCAACGTGAGCAAGCTGCGCACCGACCTGCGCTTCATCGCAGAGCTTACCATCGTGGGCCTGTTTACGGACAAGGAGGGCCTTTCGCTCATCTACGAGCAGCTGAAGAGCATCATCGGGACAGACCGCGAGACACACACGCATGTGTCGGTGGTCATCAGCTTCTGTAAGCACTGCGGGGACGACATCGCGGGCCTGGTGCCTCGCAAAGTGAAGGCTGCACGGGAGAAGTTTGGTCTGGCCTTCCCTCCCAGTGAGATCATCAACACGGAGAAGCAGCAGCCCTTCCAGAACCTTCTGAGGGAGTACTTCACCTCGCTCACCAAGCACCTGAAGAAGGACCACCGCGAGTTGCAGAACATCGAGAGGCAGAACAG GCGTATCCTCCACTCCAAAGGGGAGCTGAGTGAGGACAGACACAAGCAGTATGAGGAGTTTGCTACATCCTACCAGAAGCTGCTGGCTAACACCCAGTCTCTGGCTGACTTTCTGGATGAGAACATGCCAGAACTTCCACTGGACAAGACTGTGCAGGAAG AGCACGGCCCTGGCATTGATATCTTCACCCCTGGGAAGCCCGGGGAGTATGACCTGGAGGGGGGCATCTGGGAGGACGAGGATGCCAGGAACTTCTATGAGAACATGGTGGACCTGAAGGCCTTCGTCCCCGCCATCCTGTTCAAAGATAACGAGAAAGGCAAGGACAAAGAAGAGGCTGCTGGTAAAG AGGCTAAAGATGCAGCGGCCACCACAGAGGAGTTGGAGTTGGAGCTCGAGGCTCTAGACATCGCTGATGACCCTCTGGAGCTGGATGGACCTGACGAGGCAGAGAACGAGGCAGAGCTCGCCAAAAAACTATTGGACGAGCAAG AACAAGAGGATGAGGAGGCAAGCACCGGGTCCCACCTGAAGCTCATCGTGGACGCCTTCATCCAGCAGCTTCCCAACTGCGTCAACAGAGACCTCATAGACAAG GCTGCTATGGATTTCTGCATGAACATGAACACCAAGTCAAACAGGAGGAAGCTGGTCCGGGCTCTCTTCACCGTTCCCAGACAAAG GTTGGATCTGCTGCCCTTTTACTCCCGTCTGGTGGCCACCCTTCACCCCTGCATGTCAGATGTGGCCGATGACCTGTGCTCCATACTCAAAGGAGACTTCAGGTTCCAT ATCCGGAAGAAGGACCAGATCAACATCGAAACCAAAAATAAAACTGTACGGTTTATCGGGGAGCTGGCGAAGTTCAAACTGTTCTCTAAAACGGACACTCTGCATTGTCTGAAG ATGCTGCTGTCAGACTtctcccaccaccacatagaGATGGCCTGCACTCTGCTGGAGACCAGTGGACGCTTCCTCTTCCGATCCCCCGACTCCCACCTCCGGACCAGCGTCCTTCTg GAGCAAATGATGCGTAAGAAGCAGGCGCAGCACCTGGATGCTCGCTACGTGACCATGGTGGAGAATGCCTACTACTACTGCAACCCCCCGCCCATGGAGAAGACTGTCAGGAAGAAGAGGCCCCCGCTGCAGGAGTACATCTGCAAACTGCTCTACAAGGACCTCTCCAAGGTCACCACGGAGAAG gTGTTGAGGCAGATGCGTAAACTCCCCTGGCAGGACCCAGAGTCTAAAGGCTACTTGATCTGTTGCATGGTCAACATCTGGAACATCAAGTACAACAGCATCCATTGTGTTGCCAACCTGCTGGCCGGCCTTGTGGCCTACCAGGAGGACGTGGGCATCCACGTGGTGGATGGGGTCCTGGAGGACATCCGCCTGGGAATGGAG GTGAACCAGCCCAAGTTCAACCAGCGTCGGATCAGCAGTGCCAAGTTTCTGGGGGAGCTCTACAACTACCGCATGGTGGAGTCAGCGGTCATCTTCCGCaccctcttctccttcatctcgtTCGGCGTGAACCCGGACGGCAGCCCCAGCCCCCTGGACCCCCCCGAGCACCTGTTCCGCATCCGCATGGTCTGCACCCTGCTTGACACCTGCGGACAGTACTTTGACCGCGGCTCCAGCAAGAGGAAGCTGGACTGCTTCCTCATCTACTTCCAG AGGTATATCTGGTGGAAGAAGAGTGTGGAGGTGTGGAGTGCGGAGCACCAGTTCCCCATCGATATTGACTACATGATCAGTGACACCCTGGAGCTTCTCCGGCCCAAGATGAAGCTCTGCATCTCCCTGGAAGACTCCACACGACACGTCACCGAGTTGGAGAGGGAGTTCCTCGTTAAACTGG GACTGGCCATGGATGGACAGAAGGACGGCCGGCCCTCCAGTGCCATGGGGAGTGAAGGCGAGGCTCTAGACGAGGATGACGAGGATGACGACGAAGAGGGAGGGGCGGACACAGAGGAACAGTCTGGCAATGAGAGCGAGATGAATGAGCCAGAGGAAGAA GAAGGGTCTGAGAATGAGGAAGAGGagcgggaggaagaggaggaggagaacactgACTATCTGACCGACTCCAACAAGGAGAACGAGACGGACGAGGAGAACAAT GAGGTGACCATCCGTGGTGGCGGTCTGAAGCATGTGGCATGTGCTGAGGATGAGGACTTCATCCAGGCTCTGGACAAGATGATGCTGGAGAACCTGCAG cagcGGAGCGGGGAGGCGGTGAAGGTGCACCAGTTGGACGTGGCCATCCCCCTGCAGCTGAAGAGCCAGCTGAAGAAAGGCCCTGGAGGACCCGTCTGCTctggagagggagacggaggcaTCTCAGACACCATGCAGTTTGTCATGCTCACGCGCAAGGGCAACAAACAGcag TTTAAGATCCTGAACGTGCCTTTATCCTCCCACCTGGCTGCCAACCACTTCAACCAGCAGCAggcagagcaggaggagaggatgaggatgaAGAAGCTGACTCTGGACATCAACGAGAGACAGGAGCAAGAAGACTACCAAG AAATGATGGCGTCTCTGGCCCAGCGGCCCGCTCCTGCCAACACCAACCGGGAGCGGCGCCCGCGCTACCAACACCCCAAAGGGGCACCCAACGCCGACCTCATCTTCAAGACCGGAGGAAG ACGCTAG
- the LOC109896807 gene encoding regulator of nonsense transcripts 2 isoform X7 translates to MLAEGKRSLNMDEKEVSSFSNKEKDREGDRRPASSRDKVKDEAKMSGKKDIGKAAEEKRRRLEEDKRKKEEKERKRKEEEKLKAEEEQRKKEEEEKRQQEEQERKVQEEEAKRQREEEAAQLKEKEEGHQLHQEAWERHQCRKELRIRNQNAHEGRPEETFFSRLDSSLKKNTAFVKKLRTLTEQQREALSNDFGSLNLSKYIGEAVGSVVEAKLKISDVGCAVHLCSLFHQRYAEFAPLLLQAWKRHFEARKEEKAPNVSKLRTDLRFIAELTIVGLFTDKEGLSLIYEQLKSIIGTDRETHTHVSVVISFCKHCGDDIAGLVPRKVKAAREKFGLAFPPSEIINTEKQQPFQNLLREYFTSLTKHLKKDHRELQNIERQNRRILHSKGELSEDRHKQYEEFATSYQKLLANTQSLADFLDENMPELPLDKTVQEEHGPGIDIFTPGKPGEYDLEGGIWEDEDARNFYENMVDLKAFVPAILFKDNEKEAKDAAATTEELELELEALDIADDPLELDGPDEAENEAELAKKLLDEQGKDEEQEDEEASTGSHLKLIVDAFIQQLPNCVNRDLIDKAAMDFCMNMNTKSNRRKLVRALFTVPRQRLDLLPFYSRLVATLHPCMSDVADDLCSILKGDFRFHIRKKDQINIETKNKTVRFIGELAKFKLFSKTDTLHCLKMLLSDFSHHHIEMACTLLETSGRFLFRSPDSHLRTSVLLEQMMRKKQAQHLDARYVTMVENAYYYCNPPPMEKTVRKKRPPLQEYICKLLYKDLSKVTTEKVLRQMRKLPWQDPESKGYLICCMVNIWNIKYNSIHCVANLLAGLVAYQEDVGIHVVDGVLEDIRLGMEVNQPKFNQRRISSAKFLGELYNYRMVESAVIFRTLFSFISFGVNPDGSPSPLDPPEHLFRIRMVCTLLDTCGQYFDRGSSKRKLDCFLIYFQRYIWWKKSVEVWSAEHQFPIDIDYMISDTLELLRPKMKLCISLEDSTRHVTELEREFLVKLGLAMDGQKDGRPSSAMGSEGEALDEDDEDDDEEGGADTEEQSGNESEMNEPEEEEGSENEEEEREEEEEENTDYLTDSNKENETDEENNEVTIRGGGLKHVACAEDEDFIQALDKMMLENLQQRSGEAVKVHQLDVAIPLQLKSQLKKGPGGPVCSGEGDGGISDTMQFVMLTRKGNKQQFKILNVPLSSHLAANHFNQQQAEQEERMRMKKLTLDINERQEQEDYQEMMASLAQRPAPANTNRERRPRYQHPKGAPNADLIFKTGGRKQETKQERNERHEKRDRQERQEKHKRNNRYEGQEARASQLSRTRY, encoded by the exons ATGCTTGCTGAGGGCAAGAGATCATTAAACATGGATGAGAAAGAGGTGAGCTCCTTTAGTAacaaggagaaagacagagagggtgatAGACGGCCCGCCTCCTCCCGGGATAAAGTGAAGGATGAGGCAAAGATGAGTGGCAAGAAAGATATCGGTAAGGCcgcagaggaaaagaggaggagactTGAGGAGGACAAAAGAAAGAAGGAAGAAAAGGAGCGGAAacggaaagaggaggagaaactgaaggcagaggaggagcagaggaagaaggaggaagaggagaagaggcagcaggaggagcaggagaggaaagTTCAGGAGGAGGAGGCCAAGAGACAGCGTGAAGAGGAGGCAGCTCAACTCAA ggagaaggaagagggtcACCAGCTCCACCAGGAGGCCTGGGAGCGCCACCAGTGCCGGAAGGAGCTGCGCATCCGCAACCAGAACGCCCACGAGGGCCGTCCCGAGGAAACCTTCTTTAGCCGCCTTGACTCCAGCTTGAAGAAGAACACGGCCTTCGTCAAGAAGCTGCGCACGCTCACTGAGCAGCAGCGTGAAGCCCTCTCCAATGACTTCGGCTCGCTCAACCTCAGCAAGTACATCGGCGAGGCGGTGGGCTCAGTGGTGGAGGCCAAGCTGAAGATCTCTGATGTAGGCTGCGCCGTGCATCTGTGCTCCCTCTTTCACCAGCGCTACGCTGAATTCGCCCCATTGCTCCTCCAGGCCTGGAAGAGGCACTTTGAGGCGCGCAAGGAGGAGAAGGCGCCCAACGTGAGCAAGCTGCGCACCGACCTGCGCTTCATCGCAGAGCTTACCATCGTGGGCCTGTTTACGGACAAGGAGGGCCTTTCGCTCATCTACGAGCAGCTGAAGAGCATCATCGGGACAGACCGCGAGACACACACGCATGTGTCGGTGGTCATCAGCTTCTGTAAGCACTGCGGGGACGACATCGCGGGCCTGGTGCCTCGCAAAGTGAAGGCTGCACGGGAGAAGTTTGGTCTGGCCTTCCCTCCCAGTGAGATCATCAACACGGAGAAGCAGCAGCCCTTCCAGAACCTTCTGAGGGAGTACTTCACCTCGCTCACCAAGCACCTGAAGAAGGACCACCGCGAGTTGCAGAACATCGAGAGGCAGAACAG GCGTATCCTCCACTCCAAAGGGGAGCTGAGTGAGGACAGACACAAGCAGTATGAGGAGTTTGCTACATCCTACCAGAAGCTGCTGGCTAACACCCAGTCTCTGGCTGACTTTCTGGATGAGAACATGCCAGAACTTCCACTGGACAAGACTGTGCAGGAAG AGCACGGCCCTGGCATTGATATCTTCACCCCTGGGAAGCCCGGGGAGTATGACCTGGAGGGGGGCATCTGGGAGGACGAGGATGCCAGGAACTTCTATGAGAACATGGTGGACCTGAAGGCCTTCGTCCCCGCCATCCTGTTCAAAGATAACGAGAAAG AGGCTAAAGATGCAGCGGCCACCACAGAGGAGTTGGAGTTGGAGCTCGAGGCTCTAGACATCGCTGATGACCCTCTGGAGCTGGATGGACCTGACGAGGCAGAGAACGAGGCAGAGCTCGCCAAAAAACTATTGGACGAGCAAGGTAAAGATGAAG AACAAGAGGATGAGGAGGCAAGCACCGGGTCCCACCTGAAGCTCATCGTGGACGCCTTCATCCAGCAGCTTCCCAACTGCGTCAACAGAGACCTCATAGACAAG GCTGCTATGGATTTCTGCATGAACATGAACACCAAGTCAAACAGGAGGAAGCTGGTCCGGGCTCTCTTCACCGTTCCCAGACAAAG GTTGGATCTGCTGCCCTTTTACTCCCGTCTGGTGGCCACCCTTCACCCCTGCATGTCAGATGTGGCCGATGACCTGTGCTCCATACTCAAAGGAGACTTCAGGTTCCAT ATCCGGAAGAAGGACCAGATCAACATCGAAACCAAAAATAAAACTGTACGGTTTATCGGGGAGCTGGCGAAGTTCAAACTGTTCTCTAAAACGGACACTCTGCATTGTCTGAAG ATGCTGCTGTCAGACTtctcccaccaccacatagaGATGGCCTGCACTCTGCTGGAGACCAGTGGACGCTTCCTCTTCCGATCCCCCGACTCCCACCTCCGGACCAGCGTCCTTCTg GAGCAAATGATGCGTAAGAAGCAGGCGCAGCACCTGGATGCTCGCTACGTGACCATGGTGGAGAATGCCTACTACTACTGCAACCCCCCGCCCATGGAGAAGACTGTCAGGAAGAAGAGGCCCCCGCTGCAGGAGTACATCTGCAAACTGCTCTACAAGGACCTCTCCAAGGTCACCACGGAGAAG gTGTTGAGGCAGATGCGTAAACTCCCCTGGCAGGACCCAGAGTCTAAAGGCTACTTGATCTGTTGCATGGTCAACATCTGGAACATCAAGTACAACAGCATCCATTGTGTTGCCAACCTGCTGGCCGGCCTTGTGGCCTACCAGGAGGACGTGGGCATCCACGTGGTGGATGGGGTCCTGGAGGACATCCGCCTGGGAATGGAG GTGAACCAGCCCAAGTTCAACCAGCGTCGGATCAGCAGTGCCAAGTTTCTGGGGGAGCTCTACAACTACCGCATGGTGGAGTCAGCGGTCATCTTCCGCaccctcttctccttcatctcgtTCGGCGTGAACCCGGACGGCAGCCCCAGCCCCCTGGACCCCCCCGAGCACCTGTTCCGCATCCGCATGGTCTGCACCCTGCTTGACACCTGCGGACAGTACTTTGACCGCGGCTCCAGCAAGAGGAAGCTGGACTGCTTCCTCATCTACTTCCAG AGGTATATCTGGTGGAAGAAGAGTGTGGAGGTGTGGAGTGCGGAGCACCAGTTCCCCATCGATATTGACTACATGATCAGTGACACCCTGGAGCTTCTCCGGCCCAAGATGAAGCTCTGCATCTCCCTGGAAGACTCCACACGACACGTCACCGAGTTGGAGAGGGAGTTCCTCGTTAAACTGG GACTGGCCATGGATGGACAGAAGGACGGCCGGCCCTCCAGTGCCATGGGGAGTGAAGGCGAGGCTCTAGACGAGGATGACGAGGATGACGACGAAGAGGGAGGGGCGGACACAGAGGAACAGTCTGGCAATGAGAGCGAGATGAATGAGCCAGAGGAAGAA GAAGGGTCTGAGAATGAGGAAGAGGagcgggaggaagaggaggaggagaacactgACTATCTGACCGACTCCAACAAGGAGAACGAGACGGACGAGGAGAACAAT GAGGTGACCATCCGTGGTGGCGGTCTGAAGCATGTGGCATGTGCTGAGGATGAGGACTTCATCCAGGCTCTGGACAAGATGATGCTGGAGAACCTGCAG cagcGGAGCGGGGAGGCGGTGAAGGTGCACCAGTTGGACGTGGCCATCCCCCTGCAGCTGAAGAGCCAGCTGAAGAAAGGCCCTGGAGGACCCGTCTGCTctggagagggagacggaggcaTCTCAGACACCATGCAGTTTGTCATGCTCACGCGCAAGGGCAACAAACAGcag TTTAAGATCCTGAACGTGCCTTTATCCTCCCACCTGGCTGCCAACCACTTCAACCAGCAGCAggcagagcaggaggagaggatgaggatgaAGAAGCTGACTCTGGACATCAACGAGAGACAGGAGCAAGAAGACTACCAAG AAATGATGGCGTCTCTGGCCCAGCGGCCCGCTCCTGCCAACACCAACCGGGAGCGGCGCCCGCGCTACCAACACCCCAAAGGGGCACCCAACGCCGACCTCATCTTCAAGACCGGAGGAAG AAAGCAGGAAACAAAGCAGGAGAGAAATGAAAGGCACGAAAAGCGTGACAGACAAGAAAGGCAAGAGAAACACAAGAGAAACAACAGATATGAGGGCCAGGAGGCTAGGGCCAGCCAGCTCAGTCGGACACGCTACTGA